In a genomic window of Sulfurisphaera tokodaii str. 7:
- the kdgK gene encoding bifunctional 2-dehydro-3-deoxygluconokinase/2-dehydro-3-deoxygalactonokinase has protein sequence MAKLITLGEILIEFNALSPGPLRHVSYFEKHVAGSEANYCVAFIKQGNECGIIAKVGDDEFGYNAIEWLRGQGVDVSHMKIDPSAPTGIFFIQRHYPVPLKSESIYYRKGSAGSKLSPEDVDEEYVKSADLVHSSGITLAISSTAKEAVYKAFEIASNRSFDTNIRLKLWSAEEAKREILKLLSKFHLKFLITDTDDSKIILGESDPDKAAKAFSDYAEIIVMKLGPKGAIVYYDGKKYYSSGYQVPVEDVTGAGDALGGTFLSLYYKGFEMEKALDYAIVASTLNVMIRGDQENLPTTKDIETFLREMKK, from the coding sequence ATGGCTAAACTGATTACTTTAGGAGAGATTCTAATTGAATTTAATGCATTATCACCAGGTCCCCTAAGGCATGTAAGTTATTTTGAAAAACATGTTGCTGGCAGTGAGGCTAATTATTGTGTAGCATTTATTAAGCAAGGTAATGAGTGTGGAATTATTGCAAAGGTTGGTGATGATGAGTTTGGTTATAATGCTATTGAATGGTTAAGAGGTCAAGGTGTTGATGTCTCTCACATGAAAATCGATCCTTCTGCACCAACTGGAATATTTTTTATTCAACGACACTACCCAGTCCCTTTAAAGAGCGAGTCAATATATTACAGAAAGGGAAGTGCTGGAAGTAAACTATCACCAGAAGATGTTGATGAGGAGTATGTTAAGTCAGCTGATTTAGTTCACTCTTCTGGTATCACTCTAGCAATTTCTTCTACAGCTAAGGAAGCTGTATATAAAGCATTTGAAATTGCCTCAAATAGATCATTTGACACAAATATAAGGCTAAAATTATGGTCTGCTGAAGAGGCAAAAAGAGAAATTCTTAAGCTATTGTCCAAATTTCATCTAAAATTTCTCATTACTGACACTGATGATTCTAAGATTATTCTAGGTGAGAGTGATCCAGATAAGGCTGCAAAGGCGTTTTCGGATTATGCCGAAATTATAGTGATGAAACTTGGTCCTAAAGGAGCAATAGTGTACTATGATGGTAAGAAGTATTATTCCTCTGGTTATCAAGTCCCAGTAGAAGATGTTACTGGTGCCGGTGACGCGTTAGGGGGAACATTCCTCTCATTGTATTATAAAGGCTTTGAGATGGAGAAGGCTTTAGATTACGCTATTGTAGCTTCTACCTTAAACGTTATGATAAGAGGTGATCAAGAGAATCTTCCAACAACTAAGGACATAGAAACGTTTCTAAGAGAAATGAAAAAATAA
- a CDS encoding bifunctional 2-dehydro-3-deoxy-phosphogluconate/2-dehydro-3-deoxy-6-phosphogalactonate aldolase, translating into MDIVTPILTPFTKEGKIDVEKLKAHAKFLIDNGIDLLFVNGTTGLGPALSKEEKLTTLKTIYDVTNKVIFQVGSLNINDVIDLVKASKDFDIVGIASYPPFYFPRLPEKFLLKYFTTIANYSPHSLYIYNYPLATGYDISAKIVYQMKDLITGLKDTNQDLSHSLEYKILMPNLKVYNGSDSLVFYSLTSLDGSVTAASNYLPHVMKKMKEHITSGQVSKAIELQKLINKALDISRKYGQLSAIYYLVKEFLGYDVGYPRGPIFPLEEDEVKALLSEIQPVKKEIERAVS; encoded by the coding sequence ATGGATATTGTAACACCTATTCTTACTCCATTCACTAAGGAAGGGAAAATAGACGTAGAGAAACTAAAAGCACACGCAAAATTCTTAATAGATAATGGAATTGACTTACTTTTCGTTAACGGAACTACTGGATTAGGACCGGCACTTTCGAAAGAAGAGAAGCTTACAACCTTAAAGACAATCTATGATGTTACAAATAAGGTAATATTTCAAGTTGGTAGCCTAAATATAAATGATGTAATTGATCTAGTTAAGGCTTCAAAAGATTTTGATATCGTTGGAATAGCCTCTTATCCACCTTTCTACTTTCCAAGATTACCAGAAAAGTTCTTACTAAAATACTTTACTACAATAGCTAACTATTCCCCTCACTCGCTATACATTTACAATTATCCTTTAGCGACTGGTTATGATATTTCTGCAAAGATAGTATATCAAATGAAGGACTTAATTACAGGTTTAAAGGATACTAATCAAGATCTTTCCCACTCATTGGAGTATAAGATTCTAATGCCTAACTTAAAAGTATATAATGGTTCTGATTCTTTAGTCTTTTATTCACTGACTTCATTAGATGGAAGTGTAACTGCAGCCTCAAACTACTTACCTCATGTAATGAAAAAGATGAAAGAGCATATCACTTCTGGACAAGTAAGTAAAGCAATAGAATTACAGAAATTAATAAACAAGGCCCTTGATATAAGTAGAAAGTATGGACAGCTATCAGCCATTTACTATCTAGTGAAGGAGTTTTTAGGCTATGATGTTGGCTATCCTAGAGGACCTATATTTCCTTTAGAAGAGGATGAAGTTAAAGCCTTGTTAAGTGAGATTCAACCCGTAAAGAAAGAAATAGAAAGAGCTGTTTCGTAA
- a CDS encoding DMT family transporter, with product MNKYYVLLIAGGITFGTASIFIKLSNMTPGALAFFRFFIVGLIFSLVSRVNFRKILKYSPFGFLLALHMITFIISVYTTTIIDATVLVSTSPFFVILLSRFTKFKNTIKDIVGSVIGFMGVALINYPLVLGYLVGNIIAIFSAFLIALYTALLSRVEEDSISLTSAIYLSSSIFTFPLFIVQGFGKIDLTSVLSLLGLIFLPTLIGHTSVIVASGKVKPQHIEIIGLLEPVTASILAVFIFHQIPTAFQVMGSALILFSVVYIMT from the coding sequence ATGAACAAATATTATGTTCTTTTGATCGCAGGAGGAATTACTTTTGGCACTGCATCAATCTTTATTAAACTTTCTAACATGACTCCTGGGGCATTAGCATTTTTTAGATTCTTTATTGTTGGTCTCATATTCTCTCTTGTATCTAGAGTAAATTTCAGAAAGATCTTAAAATATTCTCCATTTGGGTTTCTCTTGGCATTACATATGATAACATTTATTATCAGCGTCTATACTACAACAATAATTGATGCTACAGTACTAGTCTCTACGTCACCTTTCTTTGTAATTTTATTATCTAGATTCACAAAATTCAAAAATACAATTAAGGACATTGTGGGAAGTGTAATAGGTTTTATGGGTGTAGCATTGATAAACTATCCTCTAGTATTAGGATATCTGGTAGGTAATATAATAGCTATCTTCTCTGCATTTTTAATTGCACTGTACACGGCTCTTCTTAGCAGAGTTGAGGAAGATTCAATCTCGCTTACATCAGCAATATACTTATCTTCATCAATTTTCACATTTCCACTATTTATAGTTCAGGGTTTTGGAAAAATTGATTTGACATCAGTTCTCTCGTTACTGGGTTTAATCTTTCTACCAACATTAATAGGACATACATCAGTTATAGTCGCATCTGGAAAAGTTAAACCTCAACACATAGAGATAATAGGATTATTAGAGCCAGTAACTGCTTCAATACTAGCCGTATTTATTTTTCATCAAATTCCCACAGCCTTTCAAGTAATGGGTTCAGCCCTAATACTTTTCTCTGTAGTATATATAATGACTTAA
- a CDS encoding APC family permease: MEKSHLFIRESSGLIKQVNFLDVIMLNIGNMSAGLALFTSITPYVQPGSNLLIATLIGFLFALPQAYIYTYFVTKIPRTGGDYVWISRILNGGIGTVMALSLMIESLAYFALTAFFASSAIQTVFSEIGTLNSNHGLVNMGNILTQPIYSFILGFVIFAIIIAINIVRAKWGYSLISILGIVSLSTTIIAMGIILANTSDFVTRSSEIISALGGSVASYSGPSFSWAATLFMLPFLALYTFPWMQAGPAIAAEIKGKNSLKYNVFISLILTFIIVIAGYGVMYYAGGYNFVTAQYINNGFIFTFWTAAIGLASNEVLQWIIGIGLIAWEVFILAYGAIVFSRYIFAMAFDRVLPSILTNVTKNGSPIFTHLLDLFATGFFLGVIVFIGSQNALALYGATVLGALYFLVVSIAGIVHGIKNNVIKLIPIGVITAGYFSYLTYVSATNPDFGFVNSNGAPNPITLAFVIGTLVFSTAVFIASYVYNKKRGVDLNMIYKEIPPE; this comes from the coding sequence ATGGAAAAATCACATCTATTCATAAGAGAGAGCTCGGGGCTAATTAAACAAGTAAACTTCCTCGACGTTATCATGTTAAACATAGGAAATATGTCAGCAGGTTTGGCGTTATTCACTTCAATCACTCCTTATGTTCAACCCGGTTCTAATTTACTTATAGCTACTTTAATAGGATTTTTATTCGCCTTACCACAAGCTTATATTTACACCTATTTTGTAACTAAAATTCCAAGAACTGGCGGAGATTATGTTTGGATTTCTAGAATACTTAATGGTGGTATAGGTACAGTAATGGCATTATCACTAATGATTGAGTCATTAGCCTATTTCGCTTTAACAGCATTTTTCGCTTCATCAGCAATTCAGACAGTATTTAGTGAGATTGGAACATTAAATTCAAATCACGGACTTGTAAATATGGGTAACATATTAACTCAACCAATCTACTCATTTATTTTAGGTTTTGTAATATTCGCTATAATTATAGCTATTAATATAGTAAGAGCAAAGTGGGGATATTCGCTAATATCTATCTTAGGAATTGTTTCACTCTCAACAACTATTATCGCAATGGGTATAATTTTAGCTAATACAAGTGATTTTGTGACAAGAAGCAGTGAGATTATTTCAGCGTTAGGTGGAAGTGTTGCGTCGTATTCTGGACCCTCTTTTAGTTGGGCTGCAACACTATTTATGTTACCATTCTTAGCTTTGTATACATTTCCGTGGATGCAAGCTGGTCCAGCTATTGCAGCAGAAATTAAGGGTAAAAATTCGCTAAAGTATAACGTATTTATAAGTCTTATTTTAACGTTCATAATAGTAATTGCTGGTTATGGTGTAATGTATTATGCTGGTGGTTATAATTTTGTAACTGCTCAGTATATTAATAATGGTTTTATCTTCACTTTTTGGACTGCCGCAATAGGTCTTGCAAGTAATGAGGTCTTACAATGGATAATTGGGATTGGTCTAATTGCTTGGGAAGTATTCATATTGGCATATGGTGCAATAGTTTTCTCAAGATACATATTTGCAATGGCTTTTGATAGAGTTCTTCCGTCAATACTAACGAACGTAACTAAAAACGGCAGCCCCATTTTCACCCACTTGCTTGATCTATTTGCTACTGGATTTTTCTTAGGGGTTATTGTATTTATAGGGTCACAAAATGCATTAGCTTTATATGGTGCTACCGTCCTAGGAGCTTTATATTTCTTAGTAGTTAGCATTGCCGGTATTGTTCACGGGATTAAAAATAATGTGATTAAGTTAATACCTATTGGGGTTATCACTGCAGGTTATTTCTCGTATCTGACTTATGTCTCAGCCACTAACCCAGATTTTGGTTTCGTAAATAGTAACGGTGCACCAAACCCAATAACTTTGGCTTTCGTGATAGGAACATTAGTCTTTTCTACTGCAGTGTTTATAGCGTCCTACGTTTATAATAAGAAGAGAGGAGTAGATCTTAACATGATTTATAAAGAAATTCCTCCAGAGTAA
- the cutA gene encoding glyceraldehyde dehydrogenase subunit alpha, with amino-acid sequence MYVGQRVKRKEDLKLITGSGRYIDDIEIPGNLYIAILRSSVAHAKLKKIEYSDVLKLNGVYGVITGLTIPVENRPRNFPMAKDEILYMGQPIAAVLAKDRYVAVDALDYISYDYEELPAVIDPEEAINSKVKAIEDYDNIIYKKTYSGGNAEEAYEKSDVKIEEKLVISRVYAAPMEPRGLVVDYQQDRLTVYASTQSPHYMRSFLLSAFGDKVNDIRVIQADVGGAFGSKLFPYPEDYIAVFAALTYKRPVKLVNTRRDDLFSTYHSRGQIHKVKVGASKDGKINSILDDLIIDLGAAWHGTYLADIPATLITGPYDIKNAKVNVFGVLTNKTPLDQYRGAGRPEAAFVYERIMDIVADELKIDPIELRRKNIIQSTPYKNVMGLTYDSGDYNALLTKAESYYREMEQRAEELRRQGKRVGVGLSFYIEQNNFGPWESASVRLLSNGKVEVVIGAAPHGQGTATGIAQIVADELEISIDDVEVTWGDTDKISNAFGTYGSRSLTLAGNAALLASRKLKENIMKLAAQFMKSDVEELQYKDGKVFNPKTGKSMTLKEIAIKVTSNLGGVWRYKAEPTLEATASFGFDNYTFPYGSHIAMVEVTDEGVVKVLDYVAIDDIGVVVNPMLAEGQVHGGVIQGFGETLLEQIVYDNNGNLLTSTFADYLIPSAVESFNMKWFYTEIGKSNAPLPAKGIGEGATIGAPPALIRAIERAIGKRLTALPVKMEELSK; translated from the coding sequence GTGTACGTGGGTCAACGCGTTAAAAGGAAGGAAGACCTTAAATTAATAACTGGATCTGGTAGATATATTGATGATATAGAAATTCCTGGAAATCTTTATATAGCAATTTTAAGAAGTAGTGTTGCCCATGCAAAATTAAAGAAAATAGAGTATAGTGACGTATTAAAATTGAACGGTGTTTATGGAGTAATAACCGGTTTAACAATTCCAGTTGAGAATAGACCAAGAAACTTTCCAATGGCAAAAGACGAAATCTTGTATATGGGACAACCTATAGCTGCCGTTCTGGCTAAAGATAGGTACGTTGCGGTTGATGCTCTCGATTATATTTCATATGATTATGAAGAATTGCCAGCCGTTATAGACCCAGAAGAAGCTATAAATAGTAAGGTAAAAGCTATAGAGGATTACGATAATATAATTTATAAGAAGACTTATTCTGGTGGAAATGCCGAAGAAGCTTATGAAAAATCTGACGTAAAAATTGAGGAGAAATTAGTAATTTCAAGGGTTTACGCCGCACCGATGGAACCTAGAGGGTTAGTAGTAGATTATCAACAAGATAGATTAACAGTATATGCCTCTACACAATCTCCACACTATATGAGATCTTTCTTGCTTTCAGCATTCGGAGATAAGGTAAATGATATTAGAGTGATTCAAGCAGATGTTGGAGGTGCTTTTGGTTCAAAACTATTCCCATATCCAGAAGATTATATAGCTGTATTCGCCGCGTTAACTTATAAAAGACCAGTTAAGCTAGTAAATACTAGAAGAGATGACTTATTTTCAACTTATCATTCGAGAGGTCAAATTCACAAGGTTAAGGTTGGTGCTTCTAAGGATGGTAAAATAAATTCCATATTAGATGATTTAATCATTGACCTTGGTGCTGCTTGGCATGGTACATACTTAGCTGATATTCCAGCAACTCTAATTACCGGTCCTTATGACATTAAGAATGCTAAAGTTAATGTATTTGGTGTTTTAACAAACAAAACCCCTCTTGACCAATACAGAGGTGCTGGAAGACCTGAAGCAGCATTTGTTTATGAGAGGATAATGGATATTGTTGCTGATGAACTAAAGATTGATCCAATTGAATTGAGGAGAAAGAATATAATTCAATCGACACCTTACAAGAACGTCATGGGTTTAACATACGATAGCGGCGATTATAATGCTTTACTTACTAAGGCTGAAAGTTACTATAGGGAAATGGAGCAAAGAGCGGAAGAATTAAGAAGACAAGGAAAGAGAGTTGGTGTTGGTCTTTCATTTTATATTGAGCAAAATAACTTCGGCCCTTGGGAAAGTGCATCAGTTAGACTTCTTTCCAATGGGAAAGTTGAGGTTGTGATAGGTGCTGCACCTCATGGTCAAGGCACAGCGACTGGAATAGCTCAAATAGTTGCTGATGAATTAGAAATTAGTATTGACGATGTTGAAGTCACATGGGGTGACACCGATAAGATATCCAATGCGTTTGGAACTTATGGTAGTAGAAGCCTAACATTAGCTGGAAATGCTGCACTTCTTGCAAGTAGAAAATTAAAAGAAAATATAATGAAGTTAGCTGCACAATTCATGAAGAGTGATGTTGAAGAACTGCAATATAAAGATGGTAAAGTATTTAATCCTAAGACTGGTAAATCAATGACACTGAAAGAAATAGCTATAAAAGTTACAAGCAATCTAGGTGGAGTTTGGAGGTATAAAGCAGAACCTACATTAGAGGCTACGGCATCTTTTGGGTTTGATAATTATACCTTCCCCTATGGTTCACATATAGCTATGGTTGAAGTTACTGATGAAGGAGTAGTTAAAGTTCTAGATTATGTTGCTATAGATGATATTGGTGTCGTTGTTAATCCAATGTTAGCTGAAGGTCAAGTACACGGTGGAGTAATTCAAGGATTTGGAGAAACCTTGCTAGAGCAAATTGTTTATGATAATAACGGTAATTTATTAACATCGACGTTTGCAGATTATCTAATTCCCTCAGCCGTTGAATCGTTTAACATGAAATGGTTCTACACAGAAATTGGTAAATCTAACGCGCCATTACCAGCAAAAGGAATAGGTGAAGGTGCTACAATTGGTGCACCACCAGCGTTAATTAGAGCTATAGAAAGGGCAATAGGTAAAAGATTAACTGCCTTACCGGTAAAAATGGAAGAATTAAGTAAATAA
- a CDS encoding NAD(P)/FAD-dependent oxidoreductase yields the protein MPKVLVLGARFGGLTAAYTLKRLVGKAADIKVINNSRFTYFRPALPHVSVNYMDVEQLKIDLAQALPEKGIQFQEGTVLKIDAKNNKVVYRKPDGSETEEEYDYVIVAIGAHLATELVKGWDQYGYSVCEPEYAVKTRERLMNWQGGNIAIGSGFFYQGHNPAPNVPKNFVPNADAACEGPVFEMSLMLSGYFKKKGVWNKTKITVFSPGEYLSDLSPASRKTVAEIYKSMGIELVHNFKIKEIREHEIVSEDGKTIPSDLTILIPPYTGNPALKNSTPDLVDDGGFIPTDLNMVSIKYDNVYAVGDANSLTVPKLGYLAVQTGRIAAQHLARRLGFNVKIDKYYPTIVCVADNPYENFAIAVKDDTWYGGSVSEAIPSTANHLKKELFTKYFLWTKGDMALEKFLASW from the coding sequence ATGCCAAAAGTTTTAGTTTTAGGTGCAAGGTTTGGAGGTTTAACAGCAGCATATACATTAAAAAGATTAGTTGGAAAGGCTGCAGACATTAAAGTAATAAATAATAGTAGATTTACTTATTTTAGACCAGCATTACCTCACGTATCAGTTAACTACATGGACGTTGAACAACTAAAAATTGATTTAGCACAAGCATTACCAGAAAAGGGTATTCAATTTCAAGAAGGCACTGTACTTAAGATAGACGCTAAAAATAATAAAGTAGTCTATAGAAAACCTGATGGTTCAGAGACAGAAGAAGAATACGACTATGTTATTGTTGCCATAGGTGCACATTTAGCTACTGAATTGGTTAAAGGTTGGGATCAATATGGTTATAGTGTATGTGAGCCAGAATATGCTGTAAAAACGAGGGAGAGATTAATGAACTGGCAAGGTGGTAATATAGCAATAGGATCTGGATTCTTTTATCAGGGACACAATCCAGCTCCAAATGTTCCAAAGAACTTTGTCCCTAACGCAGATGCAGCGTGTGAAGGACCAGTATTTGAAATGAGTCTAATGTTGTCTGGGTATTTTAAGAAGAAAGGAGTATGGAATAAGACTAAAATTACTGTATTCTCTCCAGGTGAATACTTATCAGACCTATCACCAGCATCAAGAAAGACCGTAGCTGAAATTTACAAGAGTATGGGTATTGAACTAGTTCACAATTTCAAGATTAAGGAGATTAGAGAGCATGAAATTGTAAGTGAGGACGGAAAGACAATTCCTTCTGACTTAACGATATTAATTCCGCCATATACTGGAAATCCAGCACTAAAGAATTCAACTCCAGATCTAGTCGATGATGGCGGTTTCATACCTACAGATTTAAACATGGTCTCTATTAAATACGATAATGTATATGCAGTTGGTGATGCCAACTCCTTAACAGTTCCAAAGCTAGGTTACTTAGCAGTTCAAACTGGAAGAATCGCTGCACAACATCTAGCTAGGAGATTAGGGTTCAACGTAAAGATTGACAAATATTATCCAACAATTGTATGTGTAGCAGATAACCCATATGAAAACTTTGCTATTGCAGTTAAAGATGATACATGGTATGGTGGAAGTGTAAGTGAAGCAATACCTTCAACTGCAAACCACTTAAAGAAGGAATTATTCACAAAATACTTCCTATGGACTAAAGGAGATATGGCATTGGAGAAGTTCTTAGCGAGCTGGTGA
- a CDS encoding DUF1641 domain-containing protein: MEELQLDKLLSEENLSTLNKLLSIFSEAENKYGLLSLVEGAVSDEELIGKVLNSVVTDTTLNLLQKWNNITKMLETLSDEETLGTLLQTLDLMKLLNKSGILDPIKGILQDEDTLGKVMSALVNDDTLNLLSNWNNILKLLEVVSREDVVNNISELMGLYNKLKSLGLIDVLKGITEDEDTIGKVMNGIINDFTMNLLAHWNEIVNDLSKFDLTNFKYYTLLINETGEALKEEKIEKITHWWQLLGLLKDPEIQVGLGVVIAVLRHIGKYHMKYIVQNGTTTTS; this comes from the coding sequence ATGGAGGAGTTACAGCTTGATAAACTTTTATCAGAAGAAAACTTATCAACACTAAATAAATTACTTTCAATTTTTTCTGAGGCAGAAAACAAATACGGTTTACTTTCATTAGTTGAAGGTGCTGTTAGTGATGAAGAATTAATTGGAAAAGTACTAAATAGTGTAGTTACTGATACTACCCTAAATCTATTGCAAAAGTGGAATAACATAACTAAAATGCTAGAAACTTTGAGTGATGAAGAGACTTTAGGGACTCTTTTACAAACACTTGATTTAATGAAACTCCTTAACAAGAGTGGAATATTAGATCCTATAAAAGGCATTTTACAAGATGAAGATACACTAGGTAAAGTAATGTCAGCATTAGTTAATGATGACACTCTTAATTTACTTAGTAATTGGAATAATATATTAAAACTTCTCGAGGTAGTTTCTAGGGAAGATGTAGTTAATAATATAAGTGAACTAATGGGCTTATATAACAAGTTAAAGTCTCTTGGATTAATAGACGTTTTAAAGGGAATTACAGAAGATGAAGATACTATTGGTAAAGTAATGAATGGAATAATTAACGATTTCACAATGAACCTATTAGCCCATTGGAATGAGATTGTTAATGATTTGAGTAAATTCGACTTAACCAACTTTAAGTATTATACTCTACTAATTAATGAAACTGGTGAAGCATTAAAAGAAGAGAAAATAGAAAAGATTACGCATTGGTGGCAACTTTTAGGACTATTAAAGGACCCAGAAATTCAAGTAGGTTTAGGAGTTGTAATTGCAGTATTAAGGCATATAGGAAAATACCATATGAAATATATTGTTCAAAACGGCACTACCACTACTTCATAA
- a CDS encoding aldo/keto reductase: MYDVKKFKYFTVSSIAFGTWRIGGGYWYASHDRDNEWVSAIKRAIELGITLIDTAEMYGNGHAEELVGQAIKSFDREQLFIVSKVWPSRADYDNVLKSANNSSKRLGTYIDLYLLHAPSRVPICQTMKAFEKLVDDGIIRFFGLSNFDVKGIENARQCLSKYELVAIQNHYSLLYRKDEESVLGYAERNGLMYMAYTPLENGILSKNEFLANIGRKYNKTATQVALNWYISHNNLVPIVKASKINHVEENAGVMGWRLSEEDWKAIDTHFRERNYLLDKFISTLKSMRPWK, encoded by the coding sequence ATGTATGATGTGAAGAAATTTAAATATTTTACAGTTTCATCAATAGCTTTTGGAACATGGAGAATTGGTGGGGGTTACTGGTATGCTTCTCATGATAGAGATAATGAATGGGTAAGTGCTATAAAAAGGGCAATAGAGTTAGGTATAACTTTAATTGATACAGCAGAAATGTACGGTAACGGTCACGCTGAGGAACTTGTTGGCCAAGCAATAAAAAGCTTTGATAGAGAGCAACTATTTATAGTCTCTAAAGTATGGCCTAGCCGTGCTGATTATGATAATGTCTTAAAATCCGCTAATAACAGCTCTAAAAGGTTAGGAACATATATAGATCTTTACTTATTACACGCTCCATCAAGAGTCCCTATATGCCAAACCATGAAGGCTTTCGAAAAGTTAGTTGATGATGGTATAATAAGATTTTTTGGTTTAAGTAATTTTGATGTAAAAGGAATAGAAAACGCTAGACAGTGTTTAAGTAAATATGAGTTGGTTGCAATTCAAAATCATTACAGTCTATTATACAGAAAAGATGAAGAAAGTGTTTTAGGTTATGCAGAGAGAAACGGTTTAATGTACATGGCTTATACTCCACTAGAAAACGGAATATTATCCAAAAACGAATTCCTAGCTAATATAGGTAGGAAATATAATAAAACAGCAACTCAAGTAGCATTAAACTGGTACATCTCGCATAATAATCTAGTACCTATAGTAAAAGCATCTAAAATAAATCATGTGGAAGAAAACGCAGGTGTAATGGGCTGGAGGCTATCTGAAGAAGATTGGAAAGCAATAGATACTCACTTCAGAGAAAGAAATTATCTTCTAGATAAGTTTATTAGTACATTAAAGTCAATGCGACCATGGAAATAG